From Spiroplasma eriocheiris, the proteins below share one genomic window:
- a CDS encoding SPE_1075/MLC_0560 family membrane protein, which yields MLVNLKQQISWKKISIKIFLFLIGLYLFTIGLSLYLPTAVGVMHLDFTIYSVLMVWKGIYTDGTLDTTVSNGTVHWIVLGCYFFILMLFSIGFASVSAYRKYQVTKNKHEFNILWWVLMMDLVIVLLEPFMLQMHELYITPALANKIKNSDYTIRMWIFFGGFLLNALGDAIWLKSNIFLGPYNSICSNFQKMSKWKYINARIFLDFCILIPGVIITLVTTTISWDLKGKFFLNYINLGTMAFIFAFGPIVHLLGTSLDKLGLKFQKWLK from the coding sequence ATGTTAGTCAATTTAAAACAACAAATAAGTTGAAAAAAAATTAGTATTAAAATTTTCCTATTCCTGATTGGATTATATCTTTTTACAATTGGGTTAAGTTTATATTTACCAACAGCGGTTGGGGTAATGCACCTTGACTTTACCATTTATTCAGTTTTAATGGTTTGAAAAGGAATTTACACGGATGGAACCTTGGATACGACAGTTTCTAATGGAACAGTCCATTGAATTGTGTTAGGATGTTATTTTTTTATCCTAATGTTGTTTTCAATTGGATTTGCTAGTGTTAGTGCTTATCGTAAATATCAAGTTACTAAAAATAAACATGAATTTAATATTTTGTGGTGGGTATTAATGATGGATCTTGTTATTGTCTTGTTAGAACCATTTATGTTACAAATGCATGAATTATATATCACTCCAGCGCTTGCTAATAAAATTAAAAATAGTGATTATACAATTCGAATGTGAATTTTCTTTGGGGGATTTTTATTAAATGCTCTTGGGGATGCCATTTGATTAAAATCAAATATTTTTTTAGGTCCTTATAATTCAATTTGTTCTAACTTTCAAAAAATGAGTAAGTGAAAATATATTAATGCGCGAATTTTCTTAGACTTTTGTATTTTAATTCCAGGGGTTATCATTACCTTGGTAACAACAACTATTAGTTGGGATTTAAAAGGAAAGTTCTTTTTGAACTATATTAACTTAGGAACAATGGCGTTCATTTTTGCCTTTGGTCCGATTGTTCATTTACTAGGGACTTCTTTAGATAAATTAGGACTAAAATTTCAAAAATGGTTAAAATAA
- a CDS encoding ribose-phosphate diphosphokinase has protein sequence MEEKNYSIYGLTAGDKLADEICKLLGIKKEEMEINRFADGEILTRAVNSVRGKDVYIIQSTSNPVNENLMELLIAIDALKRGSAQTINVIIPYFGYARQDRKARGRQPITCKLVANLITTAGANRVMTVDLHSPQSMGFFDVPVDDLRTTQEMARTIIRKIQEDNIKEEITIVSPDHGGLVRAREIADRLGNLATNIAVIDKRRPKPNVSEVQFVLGDVKDKVCFIVDDMIDTAGTICNAAKALKQHGAKDVYLLACHGVFSNPARDRLTELIKEGYAKKVIVTNTIDIPEEHRFEGLEIITIAELISWMIGAMVAKKSLSDVYQAFNEKIKTLIKKISK, from the coding sequence ATGGAAGAAAAAAACTATAGTATTTATGGATTAACAGCCGGGGATAAACTAGCCGATGAAATTTGTAAGTTATTAGGTATTAAAAAAGAAGAAATGGAAATTAACCGCTTTGCGGACGGGGAAATTTTAACAAGGGCTGTTAACTCAGTACGGGGGAAAGATGTTTATATCATTCAGTCAACATCCAATCCGGTTAATGAAAATTTGATGGAATTATTAATTGCCATTGATGCGTTAAAAAGAGGAAGTGCCCAAACTATTAATGTTATTATTCCATATTTTGGTTATGCGCGTCAAGATCGGAAAGCCCGTGGTCGCCAACCAATCACTTGTAAATTAGTAGCTAACTTAATTACAACAGCCGGTGCCAACCGAGTAATGACTGTTGATTTACATTCTCCCCAATCAATGGGGTTCTTTGATGTCCCAGTTGATGATTTACGTACGACCCAAGAAATGGCGCGTACCATTATTCGTAAAATTCAAGAAGATAATATTAAAGAAGAAATTACAATTGTGTCACCAGACCACGGGGGATTAGTACGTGCCCGTGAAATTGCTGATCGTCTTGGTAATTTGGCAACCAATATTGCGGTTATTGACAAGCGAAGACCAAAACCTAATGTTAGTGAAGTGCAGTTTGTCTTAGGGGATGTTAAAGATAAGGTTTGTTTTATTGTTGATGATATGATCGACACAGCGGGCACAATTTGCAATGCTGCGAAAGCACTAAAACAACATGGGGCAAAAGATGTCTATTTATTAGCTTGCCATGGGGTTTTTTCAAACCCTGCGCGAGATCGCTTAACTGAATTAATTAAAGAAGGATATGCGAAAAAAGTTATTGTAACTAATACTATTGATATTCCTGAAGAGCACCGTTTTGAGGGCTTAGAAATTATTACAATTGCCGAATTAATTTCATGAATGATTGGGGCAATGGTGGCTAAAAAAAGTTTATCGGATGTTTACCAAGCTTTTAACGAAAAAATTAAAACTTTAATTAAAAAAATTAGTAAATAA
- a CDS encoding NifU family protein, with protein MMDLNEKAKEIIQNLRPYINQDGGDIEFVEVKNNIVYVRLAGACIGCGLIDSTIKDGVEQIVKEELKEIEAVEVIM; from the coding sequence ATGATGGATCTAAATGAAAAAGCAAAAGAAATAATTCAAAATCTTCGTCCTTATATTAATCAAGATGGCGGGGATATTGAATTTGTTGAAGTGAAGAATAATATTGTCTATGTTCGCCTAGCTGGCGCATGTATTGGCTGTGGTTTAATTGACAGTACCATTAAAGATGGAGTTGAACAAATTGTCAAAGAAGAACTCAAAGAAATTGAAGCCGTAGAAGTTATTATGTAA
- the rpiB gene encoding ribose 5-phosphate isomerase B has protein sequence MKIAIGNDHTGVEMKNVIVEYLEDNGYEVINIGTDTSESVDYPDYGFKVGELVVNKAADLGIVICGTGVGISIAANKVKGIRAALCNETTVAKLVREHNNANVLALGARLLANHKAIWIVQEFLDAQFDAGRHAKRVAKLDNY, from the coding sequence ATGAAAATTGCCATTGGAAATGACCATACTGGGGTGGAGATGAAAAATGTAATTGTTGAATATTTAGAAGATAATGGTTATGAAGTAATTAACATTGGAACTGATACTTCTGAGTCAGTTGACTATCCAGATTATGGTTTCAAAGTTGGGGAATTAGTAGTTAATAAAGCTGCGGATTTGGGAATTGTTATTTGTGGAACGGGAGTTGGAATTTCAATTGCTGCTAATAAAGTTAAAGGAATTCGAGCAGCATTGTGTAATGAAACAACTGTTGCGAAACTAGTTCGGGAACATAATAATGCGAATGTGCTAGCCTTAGGAGCTCGTTTACTTGCAAACCATAAGGCAATATGAATTGTCCAAGAGTTCCTTGATGCCCAATTTGATGCTGGCCGTCATGCCAAACGAGTTGCCAAATTAGATAATTATTAA